A portion of the Ascochyta rabiei chromosome 13, complete sequence genome contains these proteins:
- a CDS encoding AMP-activated serine/threonine-protein kinase regulatory subunit, protein MSGDTEARPNEARPNEARPTFVSPRTLLEQARPILPPRTFTALDREQLDGLRTIRAFLKARTSYDVLPISYRLIILDTALRVQKSLNILTQNGIVSAPLWDSKSSTFAGLLTTADYINVIQYYWQNPDALQKVDKFRLSSLREIEKALGVKPIETISCHPDRPVYEACRKMLESRARRIPVVDFDDETKRTMVVSVITQYRILKFIAVNVKETQKLRKPLREMNVGTYDDIATCYMDTPVMDVIHLLVKKNISSVPIVDKQGTVLNVFESVDVIALIKGGSYDDLNLTVGDALLKRSPDFPGIFTCSVQDSMSTIYDTIRKSRVHRFIVIDDNAKLKGVLTLSDVLEFTLLEGVDDE, encoded by the exons ATGTCGGGCGACACCGAAGCCCGCCCTAACGAAGCCCGCCCTAACGAAGCCCGCCCGACCTTTGTCTCACCACGCACCCTGCTCGAGCAGGCACGACCGATCCTGCCCCCGCGCACCTTCACCGCGCTCGACCGCGAGCAGCTAGACGGCCTG CGCACCATTCGCGCCTTCCTCAAGGCCAGAACCAGCTATGACGTGCTGCCCATCAGCTACCGCCTCATCATCCTCGACACCGCCCTGCGCGTGCAGAAGAGCCTGAACATCCTCACACAGAACG GCATCGTATCAGCGCCGTTATGGGACTCGAAATCCTCCACTTTTGCAGGCCTCCTTACCACCGCCGACTACATCAACGTCATCCAGTACTACTGGCAGAATCCGGATGCTCTCCAAAAGGTGGACAAGTTCCGCTTGAGCAGTCTACGAG AGATCGAGAAAGCCCTAGGTGTCAAGCCCATCGAAACAATATCCTGCCACCCGGACCGTCCCGTCTATGAAGCATGTCGCAAGATGCTCGAGTCCCGCGCGCGCCGTATTCCTGTGGTCGACTTCGACGACGAGACGAAACGCACCATGGTCGTCTCTGTCATCACCCAGTACCGCATCCTGAAGTTCATTGCTGTCAACGTCAAAGAGACGCAGAAGCTGCGCAAGCCGCTCAGGGAGATGAACGTGGGCACGTACGACGATATCGCGACGTGTTACATGGACACACCCGTCATGGATGTCATCCACCTTCTGGTCAAGAAGAATATTAGCAGTGTGCCTATTGTGGACAAGCAGG GCACGGTGCTCAACGTCTTCGAATCCGTGGACGTCATCGCCTTGATCAAAGGTGGATCATATGACGACCTGAATCTCACAGTAGGCGACGCGCTGTTGAAGCGCTCACCG GATTTCCCCGGCATCTTCACTTGCTCAGTCCAGGACAGCATGTCGACGATCTACGACACAATCCGTAAATCACGTGTCCACCGCTTCATCGTCATAGACGACAATGCAAAACTCAAGGGAGTCCTCACACTAAGTGATGTACTCGAATTCACATTACTGGAAGGCGTGGACGACGAGTAG
- a CDS encoding Protein-serine/threonine phosphatase: MFGTSPGKDDEVVINDGPAVNDPRGSAPAAPMSNAIPSGNGLDRKASDASNPNVEKKRRSSGVSRARDMFSSAKQSLHFSSNPNAASPPAAAPEKAETPIQKLGRSDAALSVPQGSLNNSAGESAPGPRSTFRVGVTEDKNKKCRRTMEDTHAYLYNFLSTPAPSFGGEKRVSTSDAGSALSEMTSQQVAETDNGYFAIFDGHAGTFAADWCGKKLHLILEETIKKNPNTPIPELLDQTFTTVDNQLEKLPLKNSGCTAVTAVLRWEDRVPNAQSSTGSVLFAPAAVSAVKNEGGDASQVETTEAHAVADRLQHEASRQRVLYTANVGDARIVLCRNGRALRLSYDHKGSDENEGRRVASAGGLILNNRVNGVLAVTRALGDAYMKDLVTGHPYTTETVIQADQDEFLILACDGLWDVCSDQEAVDLVRQIQDPQEASKKLVDYALARFSTDNLSCMVVRFDNKAVRQRKNEGAMGVEGDVLTAKGNVTEAEAIVAQARKSIGEPQQSVETATAEMIQKEKEKEAGPELNLAAAQAAQKHPA, from the exons ATGTTTGGCACCTCTCCTGGAAAAGACGACGAAGTGGTTATTAACGACGGCCCCGCCGTCAACGATCCACGAGGGTCTGCGCCAGCCGCTCCGATGAGCAACGCAATCCCCTCCGGCAACGGACTGGACCGCAAAGCCAGCGATGCCTCGAACCCCAACGTGGAGAAGAAGCGACGGAGTAGTGGCGTGTCGCGTGCAAGGGATATGTTCTCGAGCGCAAAACAGTCGCTGCACTTTAGTTCTAATCCCAACGCTGCCTCTCCGCCTGCAGCTGCGCCTGAGAAAGCAGAGACGCCCATCCAGAAGCTTGGAAGGTCAGACGCGGCTCTCAGCGTTCCCCAGGGCTCTCTCAACAACTCTGCTGGCGAGTCTGCGCCTGGACCGCGCTCGACGTTCCGAGTCGGAGTCACAGAGGATAAGAACAAGAAATGCAGACGAACAATGGAGGACACGCACGCATATCTTTACAACTTCCTAAGCACACCCGCGCCTTCCTTTGGTGGCGAGAAGAGAGTCTCGACGTCGGACGCTGGTTCGGCACTGTCTGAGATGACGAGCCAGCAGGTCGCCGAAACCGACAATGGGTACTTTGCGATTTTCGATGGCCATGCCGGAACGTTTGCCGCCGACTGGTGTGGAAAGAAACTTCATTTGATTCTGGAAGAAACCATCAAGAAGAACCCCAACACACCCATCCCAGAGCTGCTCGACCAGACTTTCACAACGGTCGACAATCAGCTCGAGAAACTACCGCTCAAGAACAGCGGGTGCACTGCAGTCACAGCCGTTTTGCGGTGGGAAGACCGAGTACCCAATGCTCAGTCGTCGACTGGCTCAGTTCTCTTTGCTCCTGCCGCAGTATCCGCTGTCAAGAACGAGGGCGGGGATGCAAGCCAGGTGGAAACTACTGAAGCACACGCGGTGGCGGACCGGTTACAACATGAGGCTAGCCGCCAAAGGGTGCTGTACACGGCCAACGTTGGCGATGCACGCATAGTCCTTTGCAGAAACGGCAGGGCTCTTCGTCTTTCGTATGACCACAAAGGCAGTGACGAGAACGAAGGCCGTCGTGTAGCCAGCGCCGGCGGGTTGATCCTCAACAACCGCGTGAATGGCGTACTTGCTGTCACGCGAGCACTTGGCGATGCCTATATGAAGGACCTGGTCACGGGCCATCCTTACACAACCGAGACGGTCATTCAAGCAGACCAGGACGAGTTCCTGATCTTGGCTTGCGATGGT CTCTGGGACGTCTGTTCCGACCAGGAGGCCGTTGACCTTGTTCGCCAAATCCAAGATCCGCAAGAAGCGTCGAAGAAGCTTGTCGACTACGCTCTGGCACGCTTCTCGACCGACAACCTCTCGTGCATGGTCGTCCGCTTCGACAACAAGGCTGTCAGACAGCGCAAGAACGAGGGTGCCATGGGCGTGGAGGGCGATGTGCTGACTGCCAAGGGCAATGTGACAGAAGCCGAAGCCATCGTAGCGCAAGCACGCAAGTCGATTGGTGAGCCACAGCAGTCTGTTGAGACGGCCACGGCCGAGATGATTCAGAaagaaaaagagaaggaagcaGGGCCTGAGCTGAACTTGGCCGCGGCGCAGGCAGCCCAGAAGCATCCAGCTTAG
- a CDS encoding Protein-serine/threonine phosphatase, producing MFGTSPGKDDEVVINDGPAVNDPRGSAPAAPMSNAIPSGNGLDRKASDASNPNVEKKRRSSGVSRARDMFSSAKQSLHFSSNPNAASPPAAAPEKAETPIQKLGRSDAALSVPQGSLNNSAGESAPGPRSTFRVGVTEDKNKKCRRTMEDTHAYLYNFLSTPAPSFGGEKRVSTSDAGSALSEMTSQQVAETDNGYFAIFDGHAGTFAADWCGKKLHLILEETIKKNPNTPIPELLDQTFTTVDNQLEKLPLKNSGCTAVTAVLRWEDRVPNAQSSTGSVLFAPAAVSAVKNEGGDASQVETTEAHAVADRLQHEASRQRVLYTANVGDARIVLCRNGRALRLSYDHKGSDENEGRRVASAGGLILNNRVNGVLAVTRALGDAYMKDLVTGHPYTTETVIQADQDEFLILACDGVSRACSS from the coding sequence ATGTTTGGCACCTCTCCTGGAAAAGACGACGAAGTGGTTATTAACGACGGCCCCGCCGTCAACGATCCACGAGGGTCTGCGCCAGCCGCTCCGATGAGCAACGCAATCCCCTCCGGCAACGGACTGGACCGCAAAGCCAGCGATGCCTCGAACCCCAACGTGGAGAAGAAGCGACGGAGTAGTGGCGTGTCGCGTGCAAGGGATATGTTCTCGAGCGCAAAACAGTCGCTGCACTTTAGTTCTAATCCCAACGCTGCCTCTCCGCCTGCAGCTGCGCCTGAGAAAGCAGAGACGCCCATCCAGAAGCTTGGAAGGTCAGACGCGGCTCTCAGCGTTCCCCAGGGCTCTCTCAACAACTCTGCTGGCGAGTCTGCGCCTGGACCGCGCTCGACGTTCCGAGTCGGAGTCACAGAGGATAAGAACAAGAAATGCAGACGAACAATGGAGGACACGCACGCATATCTTTACAACTTCCTAAGCACACCCGCGCCTTCCTTTGGTGGCGAGAAGAGAGTCTCGACGTCGGACGCTGGTTCGGCACTGTCTGAGATGACGAGCCAGCAGGTCGCCGAAACCGACAATGGGTACTTTGCGATTTTCGATGGCCATGCCGGAACGTTTGCCGCCGACTGGTGTGGAAAGAAACTTCATTTGATTCTGGAAGAAACCATCAAGAAGAACCCCAACACACCCATCCCAGAGCTGCTCGACCAGACTTTCACAACGGTCGACAATCAGCTCGAGAAACTACCGCTCAAGAACAGCGGGTGCACTGCAGTCACAGCCGTTTTGCGGTGGGAAGACCGAGTACCCAATGCTCAGTCGTCGACTGGCTCAGTTCTCTTTGCTCCTGCCGCAGTATCCGCTGTCAAGAACGAGGGCGGGGATGCAAGCCAGGTGGAAACTACTGAAGCACACGCGGTGGCGGACCGGTTACAACATGAGGCTAGCCGCCAAAGGGTGCTGTACACGGCCAACGTTGGCGATGCACGCATAGTCCTTTGCAGAAACGGCAGGGCTCTTCGTCTTTCGTATGACCACAAAGGCAGTGACGAGAACGAAGGCCGTCGTGTAGCCAGCGCCGGCGGGTTGATCCTCAACAACCGCGTGAATGGCGTACTTGCTGTCACGCGAGCACTTGGCGATGCCTATATGAAGGACCTGGTCACGGGCCATCCTTACACAACCGAGACGGTCATTCAAGCAGACCAGGACGAGTTCCTGATCTTGGCTTGCGATGGTGTAAGTAGAGCGTGTTCAAGTTGA
- a CDS encoding ESCRT-III subunit protein did4, whose amino-acid sequence MNIVEWAFGKRMTPAERLRKHQRALEKTQRELDRERVKLENQEKKLVADIKKSAKNGQMGPLRIQAKDLVRTRRYIQKFYQMRTQLQAISLRIQTVRSNEQMMQSMKGATTLLGSMNRQMNLPALQRIAMEFEKENDIMDQRQEMMDDAIDDATGMEDEEESEDVVNQVLDEIGIDLGQAMGETPSGLQKAAVPEGRVAQAVGGAADPDDDDLQARLDSLRR is encoded by the exons ATGAAT ATTGTAGAGTGGGCGTTTGGAAAGCGCATGACGCCGGCGGAGCGTCTGCGCAAGCACCAGCGAGCGCTCGAGAAGACGCAACGAGAGCTCGACCGAGAGCGCGTGAAGCTCGAGAACCAGGAGAAGAAGCTGGTTGCAGACATCAAGAAGAGCGCCAAGAACGGGCAGATGGGACCGCTACGCATACAAGCAAAGGATCTGGTACGGACCAGGAGGTACATTCAGAAGTTCTACCAGATGAGGACACAGCTGCAGGCGATATCGCTGAGGATACAG ACTGTCCGCAGCAACGAGCAAATGATGCAGTCTATGAAGGGAGCCACAA CATTGCTTGGAAGCATGAATAGGCAGATGAACCTGCCCGCTCTGCAGCGCATCGCCATGGAATTCGAAAAGGAAAACGACATCATGGACCAGCGACAAGAGATGATGGACGACGCCATCGACGACGCTACCGGTATGGAGGATGAAGAGGAGAGCGAAGACGTCGTGAACCAGGTCTTGGATGAAATAGGCATTGATCTTGGCCAAGCA ATGGGAGAGACACCAAGCGGTCTCCAGAAAGCCGCTGTACCTGAAGGCAGAGTGGCACAGGCGGTTGGCGGCGCCGCCGACCctgacgacgacgacctcCAGGCGCGACTGGATAGTTTGAGGAGATGA
- a CDS encoding mitofusin yields the protein MNHHHRDTDPSTPEASSSSSSSSRRNVSTPDPFVPRVPGAPGYMTVGSGSTPEAAARLVSMLDDDSGYGGSMHDGQSSVPSWHSNIGEDRPTQSPTAMVPGAPSNSEHDRQRSHVLQLRYNQNKNALGRAIHGTIDTLKSFQEMNLKWPAHYPSVQKERKPSHSREPRPGIHHTQTSIGDFDPFVRSPERPRPPRRAGTSIGDDPVAESSSAAATKQKEEPRLVTPKLAQDFSVLNLELRMGGRTQTDLVHSLEKSSIASLLDGQIQQSIRHLYSIKERIEDTSSKVLVTGDLNAGKSTFCNALLRRKVLPEDQQPCTSIFCEVLDFKENGGVEEVHAVPIGSTYNRHNESTYAVFDLKDLEKIVIDNERWSQCKVYIQDIRDVDQSILNNGVVDIALIDAPGLNADSLKTTAIFARQEEIDVVVFVVSATNHFTESAKNFIFSAAREKAYMFMVVNGFDVIRDQRRCQEMILKQVAGLSPATFKESSELVHFVSSNAIPMGAGGSSPPGDDGDDDPSDKGKGKGKEADKIRDFGDLETSLRRFVLEKRARSKLAPAQTYLLNVLGDLHSLAVVNRDVSQAELDRVTKEIEALEPEYEGSKKARTEAGEQVERTVEDTTTEVYSHTRDTLNTCISRVGEQDMGIEYPGLLSAYQYAEDLRDSMLHEVSETVRLCEEHARTQAAQGYNGIKNLGILHLGDDLHAGIVFRPERMFRKSMHALARQVDIDIELWDFFDVASLWERQEKVAGTGMAVTVAGVVGGRLVGGVGWLDGALGAAKIMGSNNMKRLLIPGLIAGVAIGISYVLASVPKSLPHRLSAKLSQQLSAIDYTHQNALRISSEIRRALKGPANDVRIGLQRNVEKLQLKKEETSKFKVEAEVARKYFGNLVRSSNDLKQTVQRVDLEAAPPAFASVSQ from the exons ATGAATCACCATCACCGCGACACCGACCCCTCCACGCCGGAggcgtcgtcctcgtcctcgtcctcgagCCGCCGCAATGTCTCCACGCCCGACCCCTTCGTCCCGCGCGTTCCTGGCGCGCCCGGCTACATGACAGTAGGCTCTGGCTCCACGCCCGAAGCCGCCGCTCGCCTGGTGTCCATGCTGGACGATGATTCCGGGTATGGAGGCAGCATGCACGATGGACAAAGCTCCGTCCCCAGCTGGCACTCTAACATTGGCGAGGACAGGCCCACGCAGTCGCCCACGGCCATGGTCCCCGGTGCGCCCAGCAACTCGGAGCACGACAGGCAGCGTAGCCATGTCCTGCAGCTGCGCTACAACCAGAACAAGAACGCCCTGGGCCGCGCCATCCACGGCACCATCGACACCCTGAAGAGCTTCCAGGAAATGAACCTCAAGTGGCCGGCCCACTACCCCTCCGTGCAGAAAGAGCGCAAGCCCTCCCACAGCCGCGAGCCGCGCCCCGGCATCCACCACACCCAGACCTCAATCGGCGACTTCGATCCCTTCGTGCGCTCGCCCGAACGGCCACGGCCGCCACGACGCGCCGGCACGTCGATAGGAGACGACCCCGTCGCCGAGTCGAGCTCAGCTGCCGCAACCAAACAAAAGGAAGAGCCGCGTCTGGTCACTCCAAAACTGGCCCAGGACTTTTCAGTCCTCAACCTGGAGCTTCGCATGGGCGGCCGCACACAGACCGACCTCGTGCATTCGTTGGAAAAGAGCTCGATCGCTTCCCTTCTCGACGGACAGATTCAGCAGAGCATCCGCCACCTTTACTCCATCAAAGAGCGCATTGAGGACACTTCAAGCAAAGTGCTAGTGACCGGAGACTTGAACGCGGGAAAATCTACTTTTTGCAATGCTCTGCTGCGGAGAAAGGTGCTGCCCGAAGATCAGCAGCCATGTACAAGCATCTTCTGCGAAGTCTTGGACTTTAAAGAGAATGGCGGCGTAGAGGAGGTACACGCCGTGCCTATTGGCTCGACCTACAACCGCCACAACGAGAGCACGTACGCAGTCTTCGACTTGAAGGATCTGGAGAAGATTGTCATCGATAACGAGCGCTGGTCCCAGTGCAAGGTCTACATCCAAGACATTCGAGATGTCGATCAATCCATCCTGAACAACGGTGTCGTTGACATCGCACTCATAGATGCCCCTGGTCTCAACGCCGACTCTCTGAAGACCACTGCCATCTTCGCCCGACAAGAGGAGATTGATGTCGTGGTTTTCGTCGTTTCTGCCACAAACCATTTCACCGAGTCTGCCAAGAATTTCATCTTCAGCGCTGCTCGCGAGAAGGCGTACATGTTTATGGTAGTGAATGGCTTCGACGTTATTCGAGACCAGCGCCGCTGCCAAGAAATGATCCTGAAGCAAGTCGCTGGGCTCAGTCCAGCAACCTTCAAGGAGTCAAGCGAGCTGGTGCACTTTGTCTCGAGTAACGCCATTCCAATGGGTGCAGGCGGCAGCTCACCGCCAGGCGACGACGGAGATGACGATCCGTCCGACAAAGggaagggcaagggcaaagAAGCAGACAAGATCCGCGACTTCGGTGACCTTGAGACCTCGTTACGGCGCTTTGTACTGGAGAAGCGAGCCAGATCGAAGCTGGCACCCGCTCAGACCTACCTTCTCAATGTACTGGGCGATCTCCACAGTTTGGCCGTGGTCAACCGCGATGTTTCGCAGGCTGAGCTTGACCGCGTTACAAAGGAAATCGAAGCGCTCGAGCCCGAGTACGAAGGATCCAAGAAAGCCCGCACTGAAGCTGGCGAGCAAGTGGAGCGGACGGTCGAGGACACAACCACGGAAGTATACAGCCACACACGCGACACACTGAACACATGCATTTCGAGAGTTGGAGAGCAAGACATGGGCATCGAATACCCTGGACTGCTGTCTGCCTACCAGTACGCCGAGGATTTGAGGGACTCGATGCTCCATGAGGTGTCAGAAACAGTACGCTTGTGTGAAGAGCATGCACGAACCCAGGCAGCTCAAGGCTACAACGGCATCAAAAACCTGGGTATACTGCACCTTGGCGACGACCTCCACGCCGGTATTGTATTCCGACCCGAGCGCATGTTCAGGAAGTCCATGCACGCTCTGGCGCGCCAAGTGGACATCGACATCGAGCTGTGGGACTTCTTCGACGTTGCCAGCCTTTGGGAACGCCAAGAAAAGGTCGCAGGTACCGGTATGGCTGTCACGGTCGCTGGCGTGGTAGGAGGGAGACTCGTCGGCGGTGTAGGCTGGCTCGACGGTGCTCTCGGTGCTGCGAAGATTATGGGGTCGAACAACATGAAGAGACTGTTGATCCCTGGTCTCATCGCTGGTG TCGCCATCGGCATATCCTATGTTCTTGCCTCAGTGCCTAAATCTCTACCGCACCGCCTTTCCGCCAAGCTCTCCCAGCAGCTGTCGGCCATCGACTACACCCACCAGAACGCCCTTCGCATCAGTTCCGAGATCCGCCGCGCTCTCAAGGGCCCTGCAAACGATGTCCGCATCGGCTTACAGCGCAATGTTGAGAAGCTGCAGCTCAAGAAGGAAGAGACAAGCAAGTTCAAGGTGGAAGCCGAGGTCGCGAGGAAATACTTCGGCAACCTCGTACGCAGCAGCAACGACCTCAAGCAGACGGTGCAGAGGGTCGATCTGGAGGCTGCGCCGCCGGCATTCGCTAGCGTCAGTCAGTAG
- a CDS encoding Phospholipase D: MSRRDDDLAYGDYHGQAEGEEADRGMMGDMGRRFFGGKKEHSQPHQGSSNSGGMSFLFDKIHKEVHKISADLKDSFSGKNDEPVQAQQQGEPQPGQEYHNQHRFLSFAPERHGNDIKWYVDGASYMYAVSVALEQARESIWILDWWLSPELYLRRPPAKNQQYRVDRLLLAAAERGVRVNIIVYKEVTQALTLSSSHTKHHLEDLHPNIGVFRHPDHTPDAAVLSGQFFNTMKNMTFSPAKIAQLPLDGLKSFYGSTGDTVLYWAHHEKLCLIDGQIAFMGGLDLCYGRWDTNSHPISDAHPGSLDRIVFPGQDFNNARMLDFAAVDHWEENKLDRTQSSRMGWSDVALNLRGPVVQDLRTHFTQRWNFIYDEKYSHKATRYQRLPDTTSGAQQGGEYPPQQREGEEGEEGSRGFGGDGEEGERGLFGRGGGFRQKMYNRVNEEYQEHYGHQEQQQHYQSHAEHGAQRANVDCQITRSATKWSHNISTEHSIQNAYVETIRNSQHFVYIENQFFITATGDQQRPIKNQVGAAIVERIVRAARNGEKYKMIVVIPAVPAFAGDLKLDEALGTRAIMEFQYDSINRGGHSIYEEIAKAGFNPMDYIRFYNLRSYDRINASKVMQDAEQRSGVSYGQASEGFDAAHEGARDYQAYRPPPTAEYGVYEMDGGGRPPQQQAYEMDAGYGGPPNDGRQSNYNRYQQEAEKIGGRQGLGDGRWDSVCECYMLNGEDIRNVPWEGGAVDEIDAFVSEELYIHSKLLIADDTTVICGSANLNDRSQLGDHDSEIAIIIRDPDMIDSSMDGRPYQVSRFASSLRREIFRKHLGLLKHQPVDGVDENWQPVTTPQVYDWGSDMDRQVADPLSDEFQDLWNWRANTNTNAFGKIFHPVPSDEVRNWKQYDEYYSRFFGQSQQDKENKKPSLYKWGHVVAENFSQGEQGVQEVKEVLSTIKGTLVEMPLLFLKEEDIAKEGVGLNALTEEIYT, translated from the exons ATGTCGCGTCGGGACGATGATCTGGCGTACGGGGACTATCACGGCCAGGCAGAGGGTGAGGAGGCAGACCGCGGGATGATGGGAGACATGGGTCGGCGCTTCTTTGGGGGCAAGAAGGAG CATTCACAGCCTCACCAAGGCTCCTCGAACTCAGGCGGCATGTCGTTTCTCTTTGATAAGATTCACAAGGAGGTCCACAAGATTAGCGCCGACCTCAAGGACTCTTTCTCAGGAAAGAACGATGAGCCTGTCCAGGCACAACAGCAGGGCGAACCACAGCCCGGACAGGAATACCACAACCAGCACCGCTTCTTGAGCTTTGCTCCTGAGCGTCATGGCAACGATATCAAGTGGTATGTCGATG GTgcttcttacatgtacgcCGTATCGGTTGCACTAGAGCAAGCCCGCGAGTCAATCTGGATCCTGGACTGGTGGCTGTCCCCAGAGCTCTACCTTCGACGACCTCCAGCCAAGAACCAGCAGTACCGTGTCGATCGGCTGCTTCTAGCTGCCGCCGAACGCGGAGTCAGGGTCAACATCATAGTCTACAAAGAAGTCACGCAGGCTTTGACGC TCTCTAGTTCTCATACCAAGCACCATTTGGAGGATCTCCACCCCAACATTGGTGTCTTTAGACACCCCGACCATACCCCAGATGCCGCGGTGCTCTCTGGCCAGTTCTTCAACACCATGAAGAACATGACGTTTTCGCCTGCAAAGATTGCGCAACTACCGCTAGACGGTCTCAAGAGCTTCTACGGTTCGACCGGCGATACCGTTCTTTACTGGGCGCATCACGAGAAGCTCTGCTTGATCGATGGGCAGATTGCATTCATGGGAGGATTGGATCTCTGTTACGGACGTTGGGATACCAACTCTCACCCGATCTCAGATGCGCACCCTGGTAGTCTTGATCGAATCGTGTTCCCTGGACAAGACTTTAACAATGCCAGGATGCTAG ACTTCGCCGCTGTTGACCATTGGGAAGAAAACAAGCTCGACAGGACGCAGAGCTCTCGCATGGGATGGTCCGATGTAGCGCTCAACTTACGTGGTCCAGTTGTCCAAGACCTCCGCACGCATTTCACGCAACGCTGGAACTTCATTTACGACGAAAAGTACTCTCACAAAGCAACCAGGTACCAGAGGCTTCCTGATACCACAAGCGGTGCCCAGCAGGGCGGCGAGTACCCACCTCAGCAGCGAGAGGGAGAAGAGGGAGAAGAGGGCTCTCGAGGAtttggtggtgatggtgaggAGGGCGAACGAGGCTTGTTCGGCCGGGGCGGCGGATTCCGTCAAAAGATGTACAACCGCGTCAACGAGGAATACCAAGAACACTACGGTCATCAagaacagcaacagcacTATCAGTCACACGCGGAACACGGTGCGCAGAGAGCCAACGTCGACTGCCAAATCACTCGTAGCGCTACCAAATGGAGTCACAACATTTCCACTGAG CACTCGATCCAAAACGCCTACGTGGAGACCATCAGGAACAGCCAGCACTTTGTCTACATCGAAAACCAATTCTTCATCACGGCTACGGGCGACCAGCAACGACCGATCAAGAACCAGGTCGGAGCGGCAATCGTCGAGCGCATCGTTCGTGCTGCTCGTAATGGCGAGAAGTACAAGATGATCGTAGTTATCCCTGCCGTCCCTGCCTTTGCTGGCGACCTTAAGCTTGACGAAGCTCTGGGCACACGAGCTATCATGGAGTTCCAGTACGACTCCATCAACCGTGGAGGTCATTCCATCTACGAGGAGATTGCCAAGGCTGGCTTCAACCCCATGGATTACATCAGGTTTTACAACCTTCGGAGTTACGATCGCATCAATGCCAGTAAGGTCATGCAAGACGCCGAGCAGCGTAGTGGTGTCTCGTACGGACAAGCTAGTGAGGGCTTTGATGCGGCGCATGAGGGAGCGCGAGACTACCAAGCTTACCGTCCTCCACCGACTGCTGAGTACGGCGTCTACGAGATGGACGGAGGTGGTCGTCCTCCTCAGCAGCAGGCATATGAGATGGATGCCGGGTACGGAGGCCCTCCCAACGACGGAAGGCAGTCTAACTACAACCGGTACCAGCAAGAAGCCGAGAAGATCGGTGGACGCCAAGGCCTCGGTGACGGTCGCTGGGATTCGGTCTGCGAGTGCTACATGCTCAACGGCGAAGACATTCGCAATGTTCCTTGGGAAGGCGGGGCAGTAGATGAGATAGACGCTTTCGTGAGCGAGGAACTTTACATCCACAGCAAGCTCCTGATCGCCGACGACACTACCGTCATCTGCGGATCCGCCAACCTGAACGATCGCTCCCAACTCGGCGACCACGATTCCGAGATCGCAATCATCATCCGTGACCCGGACATGATTGACTCCTCCATGGATGGCCGCCCCTACCAAGTGTCTCGCTTTGCCAGCTCTCTCCGCCGAGAGATCTTCCGCAAGCACCTAGGTCTGCTCAAGCATCAGCCTGTCGATGGCGTAGACGAGAACTGGCAGCCCGTTACTACTCCGCAAGTCTACGACTGGGGATCTGATATGGACAGACAGGTTGCAGACCCACTGTCCGATGAATTCCAGGACCTGTGGAACTGGCGCGCCAACACAAACACCAACGCTTTTGGCAAGATCTTTCACCCCGTTCCTTCGGATGAGGTCAGGAACTGGAAGCAGTATGATGAGTACTATTCCCGCTTCTTCGGCCAGTCGCAGCAGGACAAGGAGAACAAGAAGCCCAGCCTGTACAAGTGGGGCCACGTCGTAGCCGAGAACTTCAGCCAGGGCGAGCAGGGTGTGCAAGAGGTCAAGGAGGTGCTGAGTACCATCAAGGGTACGCTTGTGGAGATGCCGCTGCTGTTCCTGAAGGAAGAGGATATTGCGAAAGAAGGCGTGGGCTTGAACGCTCTCACAGAGGAAATCTACACTTAG
- a CDS encoding Cyanase, producing MSSIARLARSARFTSRAIAPAPAPLRPAAFTAPRCFHSTPSKMSQHPIATLQEDLIPRLPPSSPTLFEAKKKKNLTFEAIAKEVGREEVAIAALFYGQAMASAEDIQKLSKVLDIPAETLESQLSGFPDRGRSLEMPPKDPLVYRLYEIVQNYGYAYKAVLNEKFGDGIMSAISFSTKIEKETDDKGEWAKITLRGKWLPYSRF from the exons ATGTCTTCCATCGCCCGTCTTGCACGCTCTGCCCGTTTCACATCTCGCGCCATTGCTCCTGCCCCGGCTCCATTGCGACCAGCAGCATTCACAGCTCCCCGGTGCTTCCACTCTACTCCATCTAAGATGTCGCAACACCCAATTGCAACCCTACAG GAGGATCTGATCCCCCGCCTGCCCCCGTCCTCGCCCACACTCTTCGAagccaagaagaagaagaacctCACCTTTGAAGCCATCGCCAAAGAAGTTGGTCGCGAGGAAGTTGCTATTGCGGCGCTCTTCTATGGCCAGGCAATGGCCTCGGCCGAGGACATCCAGAAGCTGTCCAAGGTTCTTGACATCCCCGCCGAAACCCTCGAGTCACAGCTGTCCGGCTTCCCAGATCGCGGCCGTTCGCTCGAGATGCCGCCGAAAGACCCGCTTGTATACCGCTTGTATGAGATTGTGCAGAACTACGGATATGCGTACAAGGCAGTGTTGAACGAGAAGTTTGGTGATGGCATCATGAGTGCCATTTCGTTTTCGACCAAGATTGAGAAGGAGACTGACGACAAGGGCGAATGGGCAAAGATCACATTGAGGGGCAAGTG GCTGCCATACTCGCGATTCTAG